The genomic DNA CTGTTTCCAAGTAcatgaagagagaaagagagtcAGAGAATCCTGCTGAGGATGGTCGGGGGCAGAACAAGGGAGTTTCACTtctttagcctggagaagaaagggCTCAGGAGGGATGTAATTCCCACAGCAACGACCAGAAGTGGCAAAGAGCCACTTTACTAAGCACTTGGACACACAGCGCAGCTGCAGGGCAGTCCTGCTGGTCCATGACTAGTTCTGGGGAGCTGGTGCAATGCACAGAGGTCTCATTCCTctcatccctgtgctcagcaggaaTGCACCTGAGAGGGAGCCAGGCTGCTTGAGCAGGATTTCACTGTAAGgctgcacagccagcactggctCCCAGGCAGTTTGCTCCCTGCCTAAGCTCCTCAGGAAAACATCCCCACACTATGTGGGGAGCTGCACAGACACAAGAAACCTCTTTGCCATCCACAGCCTCCAAGCAGACAGAGGATCCCCCATGATGAGCTGTTCACTGGAGCCATcaaggcacagcagggctgctaAGTGGCACTTGAAACCTTCTAATTTCAGAAAGGGCACCCAGCAGCATCGCTGCAGATTCCTGCATGTCTGGCCcttcctgcaggctctgggagaaAAGCCCTCCCACTGGAGTCACCTCCATCCCCACTGGACAAAATGCCTccctgggatggagagaggcagccagagctgccagcagccaagTGGGCTGTAAGGAGACACCGACCGGCTCAATCCGCTGCCTTTTAAGGAGCGGCAGAGGCTGAGGCATCCTGGAACAACTCACCACACTTCTGAAGGCTCCCAATCACGGGGTGCAGTCACAGACCACACTGGCCATGCCCCACAGCATGCCCCCACAGCAGCTCAAAACTGCAGGGCAGCCAGAACAGCCATTCCTCAGCTAAGACCGAGTCTGGAAAACCCCAAAGCCATGGACGGCAGAGCAGGGttcctgcagtggctgcagcactcACCCACATGAAGTCCCCACAGCCCCATCAATCACCTCAGTCCCACCCAGCAatcagcagggacagcttctTCCTGGCAGCCGGCAGAGGGGAGGATGATGCTTTTTCACAAAGCCTTCATCAAGCCACTGCTAGCTCATGTCACCAACGCCCGAGGGCTTTGCTCCACTAACAGGAATGGTCTTGCTGGTCCAGCAGTGAATTTGCTGCTGTCATCCCCacccagagagcagagggaaaagggaaggggctgctgaGGAATAACAGCAGGATGGAGCTTAGGCTGAAGCATGGACAGAAGCAATGTATGTGCATGGGTATAGGAGCAGCACCAGAAATAAAGTTACGAGGCAAGGTATGTATGAAACAATACAGAGGACCAGAgttcagccaaaaaaaaaaaaaaaaaaaaaacaaaaaaaaaacaaaaaagcaagctGGCCCAAAGACAAGGTGTCAGGAAGGCAAACAACAGGACTGGAGCCAGTAAATTCTCAGAGGATATCAGGAGCTCTGTGAAATTCAGGGACTTTGCCTAAGATTCatgagaggggaaggaaaacaagacagaaaaagatcCCAAAGAGCACCCTCTTCTACAGGGAGTAACAGGCAGGTCCAAAATCAGCTCATCACTGCCCACAAAGGGTCTCAAAGACATGGCAAGGACATGACCACCTGCATTCTTTGTCCCGTGTCTCAGAGGAGTGCACTGACTGGAGGGCACACCAATCTCACTGTATGCAACGGCGCAAGGAAAAATCAATTCCCTTAAAGCTTTTGTATAACataatttcccttttcactGTTTTGCTCCACTGATCCCCCACTCGTGGTGGGGTGTGGGCACAGAGTCCCATGAAGCAGGAGACAACCATGCACCGCTTTATTAGGCAGTGGTGCCGCACACATGGCCAAGGCCGGTCACTGTTTATGTTTGGCAAAGGATGGCAGTGAGTACTGAGCACCGGTGCAGGTGAGGGCAGCCTGCCTCACCCCCTGCATGCCTCTCTGGCCCCAGGCAGGTCCTGCTCACCCTGCCAGCCTCCTTGCCTGCGGGCACAGCTGTTTTGTCTCTCACGGGCAGAGCTAGGCACCCTCGTGGAGGTACCTCAGGCCTGCTTCTGGATGATTTATCCCCGTACTCGCACACACTGCCCCCCTCCCTGGACTCTCCAAGGTCCCAGCTCCAGTCCTGGCATCCCAAGCTCTGCCAAGGAGGCAGGTGTGGAGGTGTGGTCAGCCAGCGAGCCCCACTCAGCTCCTCGCACAGGGGGTCCTTCCAGTGCCATGGCAGCACACTACCCAGTGCACGGGAGCCCCTGGGAGAGCAGGACGAGGGGCCTGGCTGCAGCAATCCCCAacagcactggctgtgcccGGCGAGCTGCTCATGGGCTGACGGTCTGGAGCCCATCCTTGGCACGGTGGCGCTCAGCCCTGTGGATGGGCCAGTTTTGGGTGCACCCAGCCTTGAGCCTGGCTCGTGGGGGTGATTCCTATAGGGTACGGATAGCCACCGGGTAAAGCAAGGACATGTGCTCAGCCCCCTTGATGGGCAGCTTGCGGCTGGCGTAGTGATGGATGATCTCCGGCACGCTGTCAAAGGGCGGGCTGTGCTGACCCAGCACGTACTTGTTCTCCTGTGTCCGGGACAGTTTCATGTGCATgaagccctggctgctcctgcaaggACAGATCAAGGCAAGGTTAGGGGATACAGTTGGCCCCAGCCTCCCCTCATCTCCTGACCCCCTGACACAGGCCCTCCCCTGTACCTGAGGGGGGACCCTGCTGGCTTCTGCCTGCTGCCACGGCCCTGCCTGCaccatcctgctcctggcagacTTCAGCAAAGCCCACAGAGCAAAGGAGGGACATGGCCAATGATGCTGCACTGTGTCCCCTTGAGGAGCACAGCCACGCAGTGGGGTGTGTAGGGCCCATCCGGGGTGTGTGTGGGTATGGAAGGCATCATCTGGacaagagcaggaggagcactTGCTGTAGGGGCACAGAAGATAAGTGGCTTTTGCTCCTTGCATGTGACAACGCCCCTTTTGCAACTGCTCTGGCTCTCACAGGAGCCCTTCAGCTCCCAGATCTCCAGCCTCACCGTGGCAGACcaggtttttctcctttggcACACAGCCAGAAGattttctccttccccctctccccatgCCACTGCTGCAGGCTCCATAAAACCCGCTCAGCGTAGCAGGACCATTTCCCGGCACAGCACGGGCACCAAGCCACACCAAGCTGTGCAGGCCGATCCTGCCACAAACGCTGATTCCAAGTGACGGACTAATGGCCCTGTTGCTATTAATTTGCGTCTCCGAGGAGAGCCGCAGCCTGTCTGCAGCGTCTGGATTGCACATTATGGCAAAATATTGATGACTTAAAAGCAGACAGGACCTCATCAGTGATGCTGAGCCGCTTCTAGTGCTGCACAGCCTggccccatccccatccccccGGCTGGAGATGGGCCATAATGGACAGCCCAGCTGCATTAGCAGAATAGGTTTGCAATCCACTTAGAGACAGAAGCAAGGAGCCAGCTGTCCTGGGAGACAGCCACAGTCCCCCAACATGGGCTGAGGAAAAGCAATAGCTTGGCCATGTCTTGTGTCCCAGTGGCAGGGAACCAAAGCACTGTCACAGAACCACGGAGAGATGATACCGGTTGTGTTTTGCCCAAATTGCTCCACAGGTCTTTGTCACAAGCTCAGGGATGTGATGAGATCACACCCCCGGAGAAATGACAGAGCAAACAGGCTGCAAACACCAGCAGCCAGGACAAGGGgcggctgctgctcctgctgagcaccTTTCAGGGACAAGGAAGGACACAAAGCTTTGCAAGTGTGGCCTCAGGTACTCTTGTAGAGGTACAAGCCAGGAGGGACTCATTCTCCAAACATCTGAGGCAATGACATGACCCTGTCTATGACAGGCAGCATGGGACTGCCTAGCCTGGACCAGCCAGGACTGTCCCGGCAGGGTTAAATCCTTCCAGCTACCTgacctgctcctggctgctctctctTGTGTATCTTTTCCTGTAAAGCAACACCAAAGAACTTTAGGTCAGCATTGGAACGTTTTTCAGACCATCTCCTTGGCTGTGCCTCcttcctcaaggaaaaaaaaaattaaaaaaataatagagcTGCAGACAGCCAGCTTACAGCTATCAGCTATATAAAAAGCATCCCAGGGGATCTTCCTTGAACAGGCTCTACAGAGAAAGGCAGTGGAGTAAAAATCCTGCGCCTGGGGCTCTCCACAAACTCCCTCCTTGatgggctggggaaggtgggaTACTGCTGCACACAGTGGCCTAGCCACACATGCCATCTGAAAGGAGAATTTGCCATAAGACTAAGGATGATGGCAAGAAGTAGGAGAAAAACCACTAAGATTGGCTTGCGTAGAGGTGATGAAAAGCCACCTTTGTTGATGGAATGCCACCTCCCAGGCTCTCCAACACACATCCTGGCTAACGCCACTCACAAGGTGATGGTGAGACCTCTCACAGCTTCAGATGCAGCTCACCAACCAGAAGAAGCTATTGCTCCAAAATGGCTCACAAGCCAGGgcaaggaaaaaacacagaaaatgaaaacatcagTAAAAAGCTTGAcaaaaaactggaaaagaggGTGCTCTTCCAGAAGGGTTTGTTGGCTGATCTGAAAGCTCTAAATGCAGAAGGaagaaactgtattttcagtGGAGCTCCTGCCCTGGTTTGGTGCTGAAGGCAACacaaagagtgaaaaaaaatgttgagagACACAGAGCAATCTAATTCACAATTGTGCCACTGGGAATAATCAGAGAGGCTGAAAACCCTAGGGAGCAATGCAGGTAGAGAGACCACTGGGGAAACTCAAAGTATACTGAGGGTTGTGGGTCCTGTTGTTGGGTAGAGACAGCTGAAGTGCTCAATGAATACTTGTTTCCCATCTGGCAGGAACAGAGCTAATATAGCTGTCCAGCAGAAGAGCAAGAAGGTATTTGCTCATCCATCATCATCTTCAGCCAGTAACAGCTTCGATTTTGTGGATTCATGCTGCCCCAAGAGCCAGGAAAAAGCTGggtgaggagctgtgggcagtTCTCCCCTGTCAGGATATATGCAGAGATGCTTCATGCAATTTTGGCATTCAGGGAATCTGGAAAATTTAGGGAGCATGTAAAGATTCCCCAAAACAGCAAGCAAAACCCAAGCAGAAACTAAGCTATGCTGTGTGAGGGTGAGGTTTCCCTACTGGCAAACCAGAGCAGGGTAAAACCCTCCCTTACAGCTGTGCAACAGATCTGTGGGCTGGGGAAGTAAGGATGGGTACCCACATTTCCATCAACAATGGGCTCataaaaacctttcttttcccaTGAAACTAAGTGACAAAAAAGAGGGAACaaggaaacagagctggaaCTGTAAGCAGACACATTTGACTGAGAAGTGAGGCACATCATCTGATCCATCTGAGGGATTATTAGCACTGCCAAGGAAGAGCAGGGGGCCTCCAGATCTTCCTGAGAGATGTTTTTGCCagacaccaaaccaaaaacctgtGCCACACATCGCAGAAAAGCGTGGACTTCAAACTGTAGCCATTTCTGCCCACTTGTGGTCATCTCACTAGCCAATTAGCACGGGCCCAATTCCTTTGGGGCACCCGCCTAAGGCACCTCTGCCGTGGGTGCACAACGCCCCAGCCCTCACTCACTTCAAGGAGAGGGAGAAGTCGTTCTTGCTGGTCTCGCTGTTGCGCACCAGGTAACTGGCCTCCTTGCACAGCCTCAGCAGCGTCTCGGCGTCCGTCCGGCTGATGGCCCCGTGGTAccagctgtggggagagggaatggctgtgctgggcacaccACACCACGGGATGGGCTCTGCCTGGCACCTCCCAGGACTGCAGCCACAttcagggagagggaagggtgGAGCACCACAGGGGATGGGAGACAAGGGGCAGGGGCAAACAGGCTGAAATGTGGAGccaaggaagaaaggaagaagcaaGTCTGCCCCAGGGCTCCTCATGGTGTGGCCACAGGGCTCCTTAGTGCAGGTGCAAGGGCTGGGCAGCCACTTTGGGCAGGCAGGACTCACCACTGACTCTccaagggcagggcagggtcaATCCTCTCCCCGACAAAGGGGCCAGGCTCAGTGGTCAGTGTCTTTGTGTTCTTGAGGCTGCTGGAGCCATGCCTGAGGACAGCCTTGgccttctcctccctgcagggcgAGGTGCGGCCAAACCCCAGCCCCTCCGATGGACCTGCAAGACAGACACACATCACAGGCTGGGATCCTCACTTTGTCTGGCAGGAAGAGCCAGAGCCACTCACATCACACTGGGTCACCTCACAGTGCCCCATGCCCTGGTCTAAGCAAGGGCAGGGCAGCTCTTgggctgctgctcactgcagagCCCAGGCCGAGTCCCCATCTTGCCAGGCCTGGAGCCAGTAGCTGAGCCCATGGAAgacatttccagggaatttTCAAAAGCTCAGGAGGTTTTGCTAATGCAAAAATAGATGCAGTGGCTGTGGTACAGAGTTAAGTGTGATGCAGCAAGAAGAGGTTCCCCAATCTCAggaaaaaattgaatttaaaaaaaaaaaaaaagagggtatATATGGAGCTAAAGGAAGCAGTCAGTTTGGAACTGATGGACACATTTCTGCTGGTATAAATAAACATGGGGGGAAAACCAAATTCCTCGGGGTTGGAAGGGGATATTTTGACTGCAGGTACCCCTCTGATACTGCCACCTGcttgtcaccagcccagccGCGGCCATAAGCAGGAGGGATTGACCGAGCTGTGCCCCAGGGACCTGGCCTCCCACTGCTGTTATTTCCACGCAGGATGATTTCAACATTAACAATATCGtttctccttcttcccaagAGTTCATTATTGCTCCCTGTAGTGCAAACCCCCTTGCACAAATTACTTATTGATcgggcagagctgccacagtgtggggctgccaggggctgccacCATGGCAGCACAGTCGCCCCGGAGGTGACTGAGCCCAGAAATGCCCTAGGACTACTGGAATGTCCCAGACAGGACAGCTCTCCATGCTTCCTGCCTGCTGGAGAGTGAGGCAAAAAATAGCCAGGGCGGTGTTTTCCTCTCTAGCAGAGCATCCTCTAAGGCAGCATTTTAAGGGACACCTTGTCCAGGCGAGGCCCTATGCAGGTGAGCAGGACTCCAGTCCCCCCAGCACTGCAAGGAGGGGAAGGCAGCCAAAAGCAAACCCAGCCAAAATCCTCTGCAGCTTAGCATGGCATAAACcaccctgagcacagctcaAGGAGGAGGTGCCTGGCATTATGGCTTGACAAGCCCTGCTTCTGCAGCGCTCTGGCTTTTCAACAACCATGCTCAGCCTTCCACATCACACACAGGCTTCAATTTCAACTCATCACCTTAAAAAATTGGGGCAATCGTTAAAAAGCCAGACAATCAAACAGCCCAAGTGTTTGCTGGCGGCACAAATTCATTGTGTTACAGGCTCAAAAGAAATGCATTGCACCTGCCAGAAGGAGACAGAGGCATGTGCATGATTAAACAGGATATTAAAGACAAGCCCTTAGGAGGAAGAAGACATCCTTCAAGACACTCAGGTCACCCCCAGACAAGGGAAATAGAAAATGAGACAAAACTCTGGCAAGATAAACTTAACACAACAATGAAAGGCAagtcagagggaaaaaaaaagaaattctgtgttgctaaaaccaagaaaaatgaCAAACTGATGTGTTCATCAGGAGCAGGATGCATGTCAGAGCGAATGTGAGGATAAAAAatgatggagaaaaagaagaggctGCATAacaaagagattaatttttcttgacACCTGCATTCATTGCAGGAAGAGGATCAGAAAGTTCCCACCTGCCAAGACCTTTCTTCTTCAGGACTGATCTCAGCATGCAGCATCCCTACGGATTTGGGAAATATCCAACAaagccctggcagggcagctCTTGAGTGCCTCCACCATCAGCACCAAAATAAGgcatcacctgcagcctgtgctgaagCCCACCCAGGAGGCAGCAAAGGCCACAGTGGCTTTATCTTATGAAGCTCTGCAGGGATCTGGGTAACTGCAGATAAGGAAATCAGACATCTGCAGCTGGCACGTCGCAGTGCCCACCCGGACAGCATCATGACAcacaggaaaaggcacagcTCACATCCCAGTTCCCCACTGGTAACAATCCAGTCATGGCTTTCCACAAACTCCCCCCACCTAATGCTCTTGGCAAAACCCTAATTCACCACAGCATAAGAGCAAGGtccttaaaatattaataaagggttaaaagagaagcagcaatATTTGGCTTTCGTAAGTGAGACTGCCAGCAGCATCCAAAGGGGATTTACCCAggggctctgtgctcagcacacacaaaaaaaggctTCATAACAAGGCAAAACGGAGATGACAAAGTGTACCTGGGAGATTTGGCTGCTCATGATACAAAAGCAAGAGTGGAGAATCCACAGGGACCTCCTGACACTAAGCAGCAAGGTaataaaacagcagaggaaactAAAtgatgaagggaaaaaacagccCCAACTTCAGCACTGGGATCTGAATTAGCTACTAACACACCTGGTAAGGGACCTGGGCATTAAAAGTCGAAAGAAAACATCAGCTAAATACTCAGTGCAGTTGTTGGGAAGACCTTAAAAGCAGCCATCAAATGTAGGGAATTTGGAGACAAAGAGGAGAGAACAAAAGGGACAGTAACGACTTTGCCATGCCATGGAATActcccccagagcagctctgctgcttcaaGCCGAGCAAAGAGGCACTGAAGAGCTTGTGCCTCTTTGCAGCAGGAAGGTGCAGCAAGAAAAACACCTGGGGTCCAGCACATGACAACTGAAGgggccaggaggagctgggggagggcagaggaggagggtCGTgtctggcactgcccagggtAAGCCCCGAGGCATCATCACAGCGGTCCAGAGTCACAGCAagcaccagctgcagccccCCCGGACACGCCGCTGTCACGCAAGACCCACCATTGGCGTCTTCGTAGCTGTGCTGCGGAGGGATGGGGGCACCAGCCTCCCCATCCAGGGGGCTTTCACTGCTGTCCAGCTGTCCCACCGGCGGGGGCCATGGCAGGTCTTTAATGACCTTGATTTCGACTGGATGGGAGGTGGGGAGGGtgtgggaaagagagagaaagagagagagagagaaagggttTAGAAAAAACCATCAGCAACACCAGAGGCCCATAGAGAAGGAGAGCAGTTGCGGGAGGAAAGACCTGAGGACTAAACTCCCGGGATCCCTACACCAGCTTGGTCATCTCATCCCCTCCACAGTACCAAGCAGGGACAGGCCTGAAGTGGGGCACATTCCCAATGGAGAGACCCTGCTCCTCCATCAGTTTTTCCAGCCAACCCTGTCTGGGGGAGCTTGTAATCACGCTTTTCCGCATACTGGTCTGTGTGGGGGTGCCAAGCACCCCATTGCCATCTGTCCTGCCTGTGCATCTGTCTTGCCCTGGGTACCTCCCAGCGACCCACAGGGTCCACATTCCCCTGCCAGGCACCAGTGGGTTGCAGCCTTGTGCCAGTAGCAGCTGCCCATCAGCAGGGGTCCCATGGACCCTCACATGGGTGAATGTGCCAGCAGAGATATTTTGGTAACactagagagaaaaaacaacacaTGAGAAACAGCAGGATCTACTCTcgcttcagaaaaaaaaccaggcaGCAGGTCTCAGCATGGCCCAGGGAACAGCAACCTGACTCCTTTGGGACTCAGAGCAGGCCTGAAGCACCCTGGGCAGCAACCAGACCATCTCCATGTGAGCCAGGCCTGTGAACACACCACTTCCACCCAGGGATATCAAACCAGGCAGCCCATCCAGAGCACGGACACTGGagcacaaacacagcccagcagagcatgGTGCTCCACGATGGAGCCCGACACGCCGAATCCTCGGCACAGGGTGCTGTGGGACCTGGTAACCACAAGCACAAATAGGCACTGTGGCACTGAGCCCAGCACACGTACCTACAGCTTGCAGTGTCCAAACCCAAAAGGTCAACCACCCCCCAGCCCCAAATTTCCACATCTCTCTGCCACCATCTCCACACAGTGCCACCAGCTTGAgcaccctcagcagcagctgcagcagacacACAATGCTGCAATTAAAATGCATCCTAGATAAGAGCGTAGCAATTAGCCAGCACCGGCAAGGAGCCAGCGCTAATGCACAGCATGGATTTCCTCATtaccaaacacaaacacaattGATCCCACAGCACGGATAAATAGGTCAGGGGGGCTGGATGAAGCCTGGACAAAGGCTCCTTGGGTatcctcctgccctgagcaaGGAGGGATCTCCTTGAGCCCAGGGTTAACCTCCCCTGCGACGCAAGGTTGAGAGTGTTAATTTGCACCAGAGGCTGTGATCATAACATGGAAGAGACAATGGGAGACAGGTGTTGGACAGGTTACCAAGGCAGCTCTATCCATCACTCTGTCCAGCCTGTTTCCCTGCTCAAACAGCTTCTGCAAGAGCACAAGCACTCCCTGAGCTACGGAAATGCAGAAACCAACATTACTGACCCCCAGAAGATGAAGGAACCCCAAAGATTCAGCTTCACAGAAAGTATTGTTTGCTTTATGGCTGCTCCCATCACTCACCTGCAAAGGCTTTGGAGATCCGCTCCTTCTTCCATTCCCAGGGCTGGTCGTACTCCTCCGGGGGCCGCTCATCGTCCTCGGGCAGCCGGGACTCCCTGGGCCTGGGGCAAGCTGGGCACTCACTGTCCATGTCCAGCACAGGCTCATAGGGAGTGTCGTAGAGGTGCAGCGGCCGGGCGGGAGCCTCCCGTAAGCCCTTCTGGCGGATCTCTGTCcggagaagagagaaaagaccATGAGCCTTCTGCCCAACACAGCCACAGTCCCCAAAACTGTGCCAGATGACAGGGCTCATTGTCACCTGTG from Sylvia atricapilla isolate bSylAtr1 chromosome 13, bSylAtr1.pri, whole genome shotgun sequence includes the following:
- the SHF gene encoding SH2 domain-containing adapter protein F isoform X2; amino-acid sequence: MARWLREHLGFRSARPAPPAPPKPDYRAGPPPQPPLPPGGAAEPLAAAQPDIVAAYRLQKERDFEDPYSGPPPAAAAAAAAPDGPRYVSPKHRLIKVEAVEKVPASPPPPPPPVPAPPSSPPAGPEPPDEPPQELAVLEDYADPFDAAQVAGSQAGLEKVMENDGYMEPYEAQKMMAEIRQKGLREAPARPLHLYDTPYEPVLDMDSECPACPRPRESRLPEDDERPPEEYDQPWEWKKERISKAFAGPSEGLGFGRTSPCREEKAKAVLRHGSSSLKNTKTLTTEPGPFVGERIDPALPLESQCWYHGAISRTDAETLLRLCKEASYLVRNSETSKNDFSLSLKSSQGFMHMKLSRTQENKYVLGQHSPPFDSVPEIIHHYASRKLPIKGAEHMSLLYPVAIRTL
- the SHF gene encoding SH2 domain-containing adapter protein F isoform X1, with product MARWLREHLGFRSARPAPPAPPKPDYRAGPPPQPPLPPGGAAEPLAAAQPDIVAAYRLQKERDFEDPYSGPPPAAAAAAAAPDGPRYVSPKHRLIKVEAVEKVPASPPPPPPPVPAPPSSPPAGPEPPDEPPQELAVLEDYADPFDAAQVAGSQAGLEKVMENDGYMEPYEAQKMMAEIRQKGLREAPARPLHLYDTPYEPVLDMDSECPACPRPRESRLPEDDERPPEEYDQPWEWKKERISKAFAVEIKVIKDLPWPPPVGQLDSSESPLDGEAGAPIPPQHSYEDANGPSEGLGFGRTSPCREEKAKAVLRHGSSSLKNTKTLTTEPGPFVGERIDPALPLESQCWYHGAISRTDAETLLRLCKEASYLVRNSETSKNDFSLSLKSSQGFMHMKLSRTQENKYVLGQHSPPFDSVPEIIHHYASRKLPIKGAEHMSLLYPVAIRTL
- the SHF gene encoding SH2 domain-containing adapter protein F isoform X3 — protein: MARWLREHLGFRSARPAPPAPPKPDYRAGPPPQPPLPPGGAAEPLAAAQPDIVAAYRLQKERDFEDPYSGPPPAAAAAAAAPDGPRYVSPKHRLIKVEAVEKVPASPPPPPPPVPAPPSSPPAGPEPPDEPPQELAVLEDYADPFDAAQVAGSQAGLEKVMENDGYMEPYEAQKMMAEIRQKGLREAPARPLHLYDTPYEPVLDMDSECPACPRPRESRLPEDDERPPEEYDQPWEWKKERISKAFAVEIKVIKDLPWPPPVGQLDSSESPLDGEAGAPIPPQHSYEDANGPSEGLGFGRTSPCREEKAKAVLRHGSSSLKNTKTLTTEPGPFVGERIDPALPLESQCWYHGAISRTDAETLLRLCKEASYLVRNSETSKNDFSLSLKEK